The Triticum aestivum cultivar Chinese Spring chromosome 7B, IWGSC CS RefSeq v2.1, whole genome shotgun sequence genome window below encodes:
- the LOC123157184 gene encoding uridine kinase-like protein 2, chloroplastic isoform X1: protein MEDVLDSAVGAHFSGLRRDSRRLSSSLPSSPSSATCNGAADASAAAPSGLASPTPRQPFVIGVCGGTASGKTTVCDMIIQQLHDHRVLLVSQDSFYRGLTEEESEHVEEYNFDHPDAFDTDQLLECMGKLKSGQSVNIPIYDFKNHRRCSESFRKVNVSDVIILEGILVFHDQRVRDLMDMKIFVDTDADIRLARRIRRDTVERGRDVLSVLEQYGRFVKPAFDDFILPSKKYADVIIPRGGDNHVAIDLIAQHIRTKLGQHDLCKLYPNVCVVQTTFQIRGMHTLIRDREITTPDFVFYSDRLIRLVVEHGLGNLPFTEKQVVTPTGSIYSGVDFCKKLCGVSIVRSGESMENALRACCKGIKIGKILIHRVGDNGQQLIYHKLPEDIAQRHVLLMDPVLGTGNSANQAIQLLRSTGVPEDHIMFLNLISAPEGIHCVCKRFPGVKIVTSEIDAGLNEEYRVVPGLGEYGDRYFGTD from the exons ATGGAGGACGTCCTGGACTCGGCGGTGGGGGCCCACTTCAGCGGCCTCCGCCGCGACTCGCgccgcctctcctcctccctcccctcctcgccctcctccgccACCTGCAACGGCGCGGCCGACGCCTCCGCGGCCGCGCCCAGCGGGCTCGCGTCCCCCACGCCCAGGCAGCCGTTCGTCATCG GGGTGTGCGGCGGAACGGCGTCGGGGAAGACGACGGTGTGCGACATGATCATCCAGCAGCTCCACGACCACCGCGTCCTGCTCGTCAGCCAG GATTCGTTCTACCGCGGTTTAACTGAGGAGGAATCTGAACATGTGGAAGAGTACAACTTTGATCACCCTG ATGCATTTGATACTGATCAGCTTCTGGAGTGCATGGGAAAGCTAAAGAGTGGACAGTCTGTTAATATTCCTATATATGATTTCAAGAATCATCGACGATGCTCTGAGAGCTTTAGAAAG GTCAATGTATCAGATGTCATCATTCTGGAGGGCATTTTGGTTTTTCATGATCAAAGGGTGCGTGACTTGATGGACATGAAAATTTTCGTTGACACAG ATGCTGATATTAGGCTTGCCCGAAGAATAAGGCGTGATACAGTTGAAAGAGGTAGAGATGTTCTCTCAGTGCTTGAGCAG TACGGGAGGTTTGTGAAGCCCGCCTTTGATGATTTTATCCTGCCTTCCAAGAAGTATGCTGATGTGATCATACCACGAGGAGGAGATAACCATGTTGCCATTGATTTAATTGCGCAACATATTCGTACAAAACTTGGACAACATGACTTGTGCAAATTATATCCAAATGTTTGTGTAGTTCAGACAACTTTCCAG ATACGGGGAATGCATACCCTCATTCGTGACCGGGAAATTACGACTCCTGATTTTGTCTTCTATTCAGATCGGCTGATTCGTCTG GTAGTTGAGCATGGTCTGGGGAATTTGCCATTTACAGAGAAGCAGGTCGTTACACCTACAG GATCTATTTATTCAGGAGTTGACTTCTGCAAGAAGCTCTGTGGAGTGTCGATTGTTCGAAG TGGTGAAAGCATGGAGAATGCTCTGCGTGCTTGTTGTAAGGGGATAAAAATAGGTAAAATCCTAATACATCGTGTTGGAGACAACGGACAACAA CTCATATACCACAAGCTGCCCGAGGATATTGCTCAACGTCATGTTCTACTTATGGATCCTGTGCTCGGTACAG GTAACTCAGCAAATCAAGCTATACAGCTTCTTAGAAGTACAGGAGTTCCAGAGGACCACATCATGTTTCTTAATCTTATCTCG GCTCCTGAAGGAATCCATTGTGTCTGCAAGCGATTCCCTGGTGTGAAGATCGTAACATCGGAGATCGACGCCGGGTTGAACGAGGAATACCGTGTCGTGCCAGGGCTGGGTGAATACGGCGATCGCTACTTCGGCACTGACTAA
- the LOC123162706 gene encoding uncharacterized protein — translation MASSPAAACSLPTRTAPSLDAEPADEAGLRRLRRRRRRRCICICALVTLGVLLLLGVTLLVLFLTVFRVRDPTTRLLSTRFVGLAPSLTQPNFTLLLTVAVHNPNPASFSYASGTTGLWYRGAHVGDAQVDPGRIPSKGDGVVQLEMTVLTAGFTKDMAQLIRDIEAGSLPLDASARIPGRVAVLGVLKLNVVAYSDCHIVVGFPDMEIRGQDCRDHAKL, via the coding sequence ATGGCCTCCTCCCCAGCCGCAGCGTGCAGCCTGCCGACGCGCACCGCGCCTTCCCTCGACGCCGAACCTGCGGACGAGGCCGGCCTCCGCCGCCTGagacgccgccggcgccgccgctgcaTCTGCATCTGCGCCCTGGTCACCCTCGGCGTGCTCCTGCTCCTGGGCGTCaccctcctcgtcctcttcctcaccGTGTTCCGTGTGCGCGACCCCACCACGCGCCTGCTCTCCACCCGCTTCGTCGGCCTCGCGCCCAGCCTCACCCAGCCCAACTTCACGCTGCTGCTCACCGTGGCCGTGCACAACCCCAACCCGGCCTCCTTCTCCTACGCCTCCGGCACCACCGGCCTCTGGTACCGGGGCGCCCACGTCGGGGACGCCCAGGTCGACCCCGGGCGCATCCCTAGCAAGGGGGACGGGGTCGTGCAGCTGGAGATGACGGTGCTCACCGCCGGCTTCACCAAGGACATGGCGCAGCTGATAAGGGACATCGAGGCCGGGTCGCTGCCGCTGGACGCCAGCGCCAGGATCCCGGGGAGGGTGGCCGTCTTGGGCGTGCTCAAGCTCAACGTCGTGGCCTACTCTGACTGCCACATCGTCGTCGGCTTCCCGGACATGGAGATCCGAGGACAGGACTGCCGCGACCACGCTAAGCTCTGA
- the LOC123157184 gene encoding uridine kinase-like protein 2, chloroplastic isoform X2 produces MEDVLDSAVGAHFSGLRRDSRRLSSSLPSSPSSATCNGAADASAAAPSGLASPTPRQPFVIGVCGGTASGKTTVCDMIIQQLHDHRVLLVSQDSFYRGLTEEESEHVEEYNFDHPDAFDTDQLLECMGKLKSGQSVNIPIYDFKNHRRCSESFRKVNVSDVIILEGILVFHDQRVRDLMDMKIFVDTDADIRLARRIRRDTVERGRDVLSVLEQYADVIIPRGGDNHVAIDLIAQHIRTKLGQHDLCKLYPNVCVVQTTFQIRGMHTLIRDREITTPDFVFYSDRLIRLVVEHGLGNLPFTEKQVVTPTGSIYSGVDFCKKLCGVSIVRSGESMENALRACCKGIKIGKILIHRVGDNGQQLIYHKLPEDIAQRHVLLMDPVLGTGNSANQAIQLLRSTGVPEDHIMFLNLISAPEGIHCVCKRFPGVKIVTSEIDAGLNEEYRVVPGLGEYGDRYFGTD; encoded by the exons ATGGAGGACGTCCTGGACTCGGCGGTGGGGGCCCACTTCAGCGGCCTCCGCCGCGACTCGCgccgcctctcctcctccctcccctcctcgccctcctccgccACCTGCAACGGCGCGGCCGACGCCTCCGCGGCCGCGCCCAGCGGGCTCGCGTCCCCCACGCCCAGGCAGCCGTTCGTCATCG GGGTGTGCGGCGGAACGGCGTCGGGGAAGACGACGGTGTGCGACATGATCATCCAGCAGCTCCACGACCACCGCGTCCTGCTCGTCAGCCAG GATTCGTTCTACCGCGGTTTAACTGAGGAGGAATCTGAACATGTGGAAGAGTACAACTTTGATCACCCTG ATGCATTTGATACTGATCAGCTTCTGGAGTGCATGGGAAAGCTAAAGAGTGGACAGTCTGTTAATATTCCTATATATGATTTCAAGAATCATCGACGATGCTCTGAGAGCTTTAGAAAG GTCAATGTATCAGATGTCATCATTCTGGAGGGCATTTTGGTTTTTCATGATCAAAGGGTGCGTGACTTGATGGACATGAAAATTTTCGTTGACACAG ATGCTGATATTAGGCTTGCCCGAAGAATAAGGCGTGATACAGTTGAAAGAGGTAGAGATGTTCTCTCAGTGCTTGAGCAG TATGCTGATGTGATCATACCACGAGGAGGAGATAACCATGTTGCCATTGATTTAATTGCGCAACATATTCGTACAAAACTTGGACAACATGACTTGTGCAAATTATATCCAAATGTTTGTGTAGTTCAGACAACTTTCCAG ATACGGGGAATGCATACCCTCATTCGTGACCGGGAAATTACGACTCCTGATTTTGTCTTCTATTCAGATCGGCTGATTCGTCTG GTAGTTGAGCATGGTCTGGGGAATTTGCCATTTACAGAGAAGCAGGTCGTTACACCTACAG GATCTATTTATTCAGGAGTTGACTTCTGCAAGAAGCTCTGTGGAGTGTCGATTGTTCGAAG TGGTGAAAGCATGGAGAATGCTCTGCGTGCTTGTTGTAAGGGGATAAAAATAGGTAAAATCCTAATACATCGTGTTGGAGACAACGGACAACAA CTCATATACCACAAGCTGCCCGAGGATATTGCTCAACGTCATGTTCTACTTATGGATCCTGTGCTCGGTACAG GTAACTCAGCAAATCAAGCTATACAGCTTCTTAGAAGTACAGGAGTTCCAGAGGACCACATCATGTTTCTTAATCTTATCTCG GCTCCTGAAGGAATCCATTGTGTCTGCAAGCGATTCCCTGGTGTGAAGATCGTAACATCGGAGATCGACGCCGGGTTGAACGAGGAATACCGTGTCGTGCCAGGGCTGGGTGAATACGGCGATCGCTACTTCGGCACTGACTAA